From the Juglans microcarpa x Juglans regia isolate MS1-56 chromosome 3D, Jm3101_v1.0, whole genome shotgun sequence genome, the window TTGACTgaagaaaaatacagaaaaagaAGTCACAGCAAACAACAGGAACAACAAACAAAGTACTGGAGTTTAACCATCTATATCGACGTGAGTGCTCTAAAcgaacaagaaaagaaaatcagaaaatatCCAGTCACACAACTTCCATGTCCTCAATTTGGGAATTAATGAAACGAAATGGACAGGAACAACAATAAAACTACTAGAGTTTAACCCATCTATAACGATGCAAGTgctctaaaactaaaaaaaattcaatcactCAGCCCATGACCTCAAAATTGTAGATGTAACAACCCAAGGCAATTCTTAAATGCCTAGTTCACTGATCCCGTCTGGTACCAGTCCTCTTACGAGGtggagcagcagcagcagcatctTCCTTCTCAtcctcattttccttctctccATGGCTTTCTTGATTGTCGGAAGTCTCTGCAGATGCATCAATGTTTGTTTCACTGGCTTTGACCTGCAAGGCAAAAAGAATACCCATATAAATACCTATTCAGAGAGATGCAAGTAGGATGTAATGCATAATCACGTACCACTGGCTTTTTGCCGCCAAAGAGGATTCTGAACAGAACTGTCAAAATAACAATCACAACTGAAACAATAACACCGATGGTTATATTGGGTTGCTTTTCTCCCTTTTCAATAAGATCCTgccaaaaataaacatataaccCCCATTAAAGAAACTCCCAAGGAAAGCAAAGACAAGCTATTAGATGACATTGTACAAACGATGACAACTTCCTTAACTTACAATGATCTTGGGTTTGTATGCATCCAAGAAAGGAATGTCCCCAATCTTGTAAAGAAggtcaaaaaccattttctgcAAGTAATGATCCGAGAAATTTGTCAAGGCATGAAAATCAATAAATCATCAAAATGCAAAGTCAAACATAGAGGAGAATAGGAAAATACCTGGAAGTCAGAGAGGCCATCCGAAAGACCGGCAGCTGCTTCTTCAGccttttgtttctctttctcATCTTCAAACTTTGGCTTCCATGCTGTTAGCCTGTATGATTCTGCAGCCTTCTCATCACCCGCAATGAGAATATTGTCAAACAAAATGCCATCCTGCATTGTCCAGATCTCAATGCCAATGGCAGCAATGGGCTCAAAATCAGGTTTCTCGAGCTCAAAGTAATCTGGGTTTGGGATTTCTTGAGGTTTCCATATGCCCTTATAATTAGGGTTGTCAATTAGAGGAGCATGCCATTTCCCTTTATAAGCTGGATTCCTCTTCATTGGCCTCTTCCACACACCACACCCAGGTGCAACCTCACACTTTGGGTTATCAATTTTTGGCGTCTCCCATTCACCATCTTCCTCGTCGTCCCAATCTTCTGGCTTTGCAGCATCAGGATCGTCAATCTCCTCTGGCTCATCATCCAGCCATCCTTCGGGCTTCACAGCCTCCTCATCTTCGATTTCCATGGGTGCATCTTCATCCCAATCATCTGGCTTCACTGCTTCTGGATCTGGAATTTTAGCCCGCTCATCCCAGTCCTCCGGCTTCTTATCATCTGGGTCAGGAATTGTCTTGGCCGGAACTAGTGGCGGCTCAAAATCATCACCAGAGAGGAAATttgccttcttcttctcctccccatCTATTAATATACTAACTTCATTATCTGGTCTCAATATAGCACTGTAGACATGGGACAGTTTGTCTGAGGGCACAGAAGGGGGTACTTTAGATGGTGCTCGACATAATCCCCACTCTTGGGGTTCTTGTGCTTAAGGATGAAGTGCACCTTGTTTGTTGAGCCACATTTATCAGGTCCAAACATTATGGAGTATGGAGAGGAGTTATCGAACTCCTTGGGTTGCCATCCTGCCTCTTGGGGTCGAAGGTACTTCAAGTACGCACCACCACATTCTAGCCCCTCTTGGAGCCGGACCTCAAACTGTAGGACGATGGTTCCATCTTTGAGACTCAAAACCTGGTCTAGCTCTTTTACTATTGCATACTTCCTTGCCTTTTCACTAACCAGAAGGCCATAATCATCATGTCCCTCACTTTTTGAATGCTTCCAGACACCtaaattgaaaagtatatattcataataaatCACAATTTGCAGAGTTGATTAATAAAACCATAACAACCATCAGGAGGGATGCGCAACATATATTTTTGTGTCTTTGTTTTGGGTGGGTGGGGGGGCGGTTGGCGTTATTGTTATGTTCAGACAATCGAGTATGATATAACATCAAATATCATAGGACACCATTTGCATTTACAGGTTACACCCACCACCATCAATAAAACCGCGACAATCATCAAGATGGATCCAGAAGAAAATATCGGGGCTCTCAACAAGAAGAATCAACAGTCAAACTGATCCCATAGCGAGCAATATCAATAACTGAAACTTTTACAGACAAAGGCCACCAAAGGGAACTCAAAAGCGAAAACATATAACAAAAGCACAAAACTTTAACCATTCAAGAAAGCAGGAAAAAGAGTTGGGAATATTAATCACAACATAATGCAGAATGCAATGATTCGAGATGAAAACAAAGCGAAAAGCAAGGTAGACTAACGATCGAAGTATTTTGCTTTGTGGTGGCACCGATACCCACGAAATACCACCTCAATTAACAGatttaaatgatgaaaaaggaagaaaggatCTACTTTAGAAAGAAACAAACAGTAAAAGGAGGGGTGGGCACCTTCATAGTCATCCTTCTGAGACACAACCCAGCGGCCCTCGAATGATTCGTCGAATGGCTCGTAGTAGATCTGTTCATTACCAAATACTCTGTTATTGTTCAATTCAAAGCTAAatcaaagagaagaagagatcTGAAAACTGTtctagaggaggaggagagggtaATGCAACAAAAAGGTTACCACATCGGAAGCAGAAGCGCAGATCTGAAAGGCGAAGGAAGCAATCAGTAACACCGCTACGCACCGCTCAACAGCAGGTAACAGAGGGATTTTCCTCCTCAAATCCATCATAATAAGAAACCGTAACCCTAAACCAAAtcccagaaaaacaaaaaaggcctTATGCGTAGTCGAGATGGCGGCGACTTGAGTGGCTTTTAACGAAGTCTCTCGACTGCCTTTTGCCCCTTCGGCGGATGGAAATTACAGAGTTTGTTCCGCTCTGAACTGTTGAAATAGGTATTTTCTAGAGACAAAATTCTGCGGTAGGATTTGGATCGAGTTCCATCTTAATGATACCCGTTAAATGAGTGACGTGTTTGAACCCCCATTTATTACTAAGCTTGCGGTAGTgaagtatttttagatattttgtaaaaataaaaaataataataaattattaaataatagtgaataataataaaaagtaaataaataataataataaaatattaaatagtaatgaagtATTCATAATCCAAATTAGGCTAAATCATtctcttttaatataaaaaacaaatccctattcctttaaaaaaaaaaaaatctttattgaTCTAACATCATAAAttctcttattattaaaaaaaaaaatcataaattctcttaaaaagtttgaaatgaGAATTTAATAGGGTTATTTTGGagtaatttccttcccaaatttcttcctttcttgcaaaaaaaaatgGGGATCTGAGAAAAGAATGATGACCCTTGTTTGGATTTATGGATCATGATTCATAACACCACATAATGgacaccaccccccccccccccccccccccccccccaaaaaaaatgcCTTTCCGCAAAACTGATCACAACCATCGACAGAACCAATATGGACATCAAAGCGTGGCTGGTTCGCaacatattttactattatgaTAGCTCATACAGGAGTTAATACCCAAACACATCACATGGTTGaaattcaacttaaaaaataaggAGGATTTGGAGAGAGGAGcatatgttttttctttgggggggggggggggggggggggtgttgttgGTTGTGTTAATGGAACCTGTTTttcggataaaaaaaaaaaaaagggcaaatTAACCAACAGAAACAACAATCAAAACGACTAGAGTTTAACCCGTCTACGATGCAAGTGCTCTAACAGAACAAGAAATGAGAATTCAGGAAATATCACTTGAGGAATATCCAGTCCCTCAGTTCCCATGTCCTCAAAAATTGTAGATGTAACAACCGATGGCAATGCTTATGTGCCTAGTTCACTGATCCCGTCTGGTACCAGACCTCCTACGAGCAGGAGCAGCAGCGGCATCATCATCCTTCTCATCCTCATGCTCCTTCTCCTCACTGCTTTCTTGATTGCTGGAAGTCCCCGCAGATGCATTTGTGTTTGTTTCACTGGCATTGACCTGCAAGTTAAAGGGAAACAGAAAACCCATATAAATACCTATTCAGAGAGTTGCTAGTGTGACGTAATGCATAATAACGTACCGCTGGCTTCTTGCCGCCAAAAAGGATTCTGAAGAAAACTGTCAAAATAACCACCACAATTGAAACAATAATACCGATGGTTATATTGGGTTGCTTTTCTCCCTTTTCAATGAGATCCtgccagaaaaataaaagaaaaaaagaagcacCGAATACCCGTTAGAGAACCTCCCAGAATCCCAAGCTAAGCTAAGACAAGCTATTAGATGACATTGTATAAAGGATGATAACTTCCTTAGCTTACAATGATCTTGGGTTTGTATGCATCCAAGAAAGGAATGTCCCCTATCTTGTAAAGAAggtcaaaaaccattttctgcTAGTCATGATCCGAGAAATTTGTCAAgtcatgaaatataaaaaaatcgtCAAAATGCAAACTCAAACATATAGGAGAAATAGGAGTATACATGGAAGTCAGAGAGGCCATCCGAAAGACCGTCAGCTGCTTCCTCAGCCTTCTGTTTCTCTTTCTCATCTTCAAACTTTGGCTTCCATGCTGTTAGCCTGTATGATTCTGCAGCCTTCTCATCACCCGCAATGAGAATATTGTCAAACAAAATGCCATCCTGCATTGTCCAGATCTCAATGCCAATGGCAGCAATGGGCTCAAAATCAGGTTTCTCGAGCTCAAAGTAATCTGGGTTTGGGATTTCTTGAGGTTTCCATATGCCCTTATAATTAGGGTTGTCAATTAGAGGAGCATGCCATTTCCCTTTATAAGCTGGATTCCTCTTCATTGGCCTCTTCCACACACCACACCCAGGTGCAACCTCACACTTTGGGTTATCAATTTTTGGCGTCTCCCATTCACCATCTTCCTCATCGTCCCAATCTTCTGGCTTTGCAGCATCAGGATCGTCAATCTCCTCTGGCTCATCATCCAGCCATCCTTCGGGCTTCACAGCCTCCTCATCTTCGATTTCCATGGGTGCATCCTCATCCCAATCATCTGGCTTCACTGCTTCTGGATCTGGAATTTTAGCCCGCTCATCCCAGTCCTCCGGTTTCTTATCATCTGGGTCTGGAATTGTCTTGGCCGGAATTAGAGGCGGCTCAAAATCATCACTAGAGAGGAAATttgccttcttcttctcctccccatCTATTAGAATGCTAACTTCATTATCCGGTCTCAATATTGCACTGTAGACATGGGACAGTTTGTCTGAAGGCACAGAAGGGGGATACTTTAGATGGTGCTCGGCATAATCCCCACTCTTGGGATTCTTGTGCTTAAGGATGAAGTGCACCTTGTTTGTTGAGCCACATTTGTCAGGTCCAAACATTATGGAGTATGGAGAGGAGTTATCGAATTCCTTGGGTTGCCATCCTGCCTCTTGGGGTTGAAGGTACTTCAAGTACGCACCACCACATTCTAGCCCCTCTTGGAGCCGGACCTCAAACTGTAGGACAGCAGTTCCATCTTTGAGACTCAAAACCTGGTCTAGCTCTTTTACTATTGCATACTTCCTTGCCT encodes:
- the LOC121256072 gene encoding LOW QUALITY PROTEIN: calnexin homolog (The sequence of the model RefSeq protein was modified relative to this genomic sequence to represent the inferred CDS: inserted 1 base in 1 codon), with protein sequence MMDLRRKIPLLPAVERCVAVLLIASFAFQICASASDVIYYEPFDESFEGRWVVSQKDDYEGVWKHSKSEGHDDYGLLVSEKARKYAIVKELDQVLSLKDGTIVLQFEVRLQEGLECGGAYLKYLRPQEAGWQPKEFDNSSPYSIMFGPDKCGSTNKVHFILKHKNPKSGDYVEHHLKXPPSVPSDKLSHVYSAILRPDNEVSILIDGEEKKKANFLSGDDFEPPLVPAKTIPDPDDKKPEDWDERAKIPDPEAVKPDDWDEDAPMEIEDEEAVKPEGWLDDEPEEIDDPDAAKPEDWDDEEDGEWETPKIDNPKCEVAPGCGVWKRPMKRNPAYKGKWHAPLIDNPNYKGIWKPQEIPNPDYFELEKPDFEPIAAIGIEIWTMQDGILFDNILIAGDEKAAESYRLTAWKPKFEDEKEKQKAEEAAAGLSDGLSDFQKMVFDLLYKIGDIPFLDAYKPKIIDLIEKGEKQPNITIGVIVSVVIVILTVLFRILFGGKKPVVKASETNIDASAETSDNQESHGEKENEDEKEDAAAAAPPRKRTGTRRDQ
- the LOC121256073 gene encoding calnexin homolog, which produces MMIESRRKIPHLPAAVQCVALLLITSFAFQICVSASDVIYYEPFDESFEGRWVASQKDDYKGVWKHSKSEGHDDYGLLVSEKARKYAIVKELDQVLSLKDGTAVLQFEVRLQEGLECGGAYLKYLQPQEAGWQPKEFDNSSPYSIMFGPDKCGSTNKVHFILKHKNPKSGDYAEHHLKYPPSVPSDKLSHVYSAILRPDNEVSILIDGEEKKKANFLSSDDFEPPLIPAKTIPDPDDKKPEDWDERAKIPDPEAVKPDDWDEDAPMEIEDEEAVKPEGWLDDEPEEIDDPDAAKPEDWDDEEDGEWETPKIDNPKCEVAPGCGVWKRPMKRNPAYKGKWHAPLIDNPNYKGIWKPQEIPNPDYFELEKPDFEPIAAIGIEIWTMQDGILFDNILIAGDEKAAESYRLTAWKPKFEDEKEKQKAEEAADGLSDGLSDFHKMVFDLLYKIGDIPFLDAYKPKIIDLIEKGEKQPNITIGIIVSIVVVILTVFFRILFGGKKPAVNASETNTNASAGTSSNQESSEEKEHEDEKDDDAAAAPARRRSGTRRDQ